The following are encoded in a window of Mycobacterium vicinigordonae genomic DNA:
- a CDS encoding S1 family peptidase, translated as MVGALAHMTPQASLRAILLVIGALLCLAVAAWPLAAAPRRSDRRTYSWRLSFFALLSAASFVVAIFLPGPGTAVRRPEDPPIAIPFLLPAATSIGPGTAIAVSFADGTGGMACTAGFLVRAQSGQPGVLTAGHCNKPGEASKVSVNSAGESYVTVGTFDQTVSEGTYGEQHDIGLIALDADKLPQTPSIKSSMPVMRVAENVQIGQQLCKYGMKTGRVECGQITEVTESKVVFLAASQCGDSGGPVYLIQKDGAVAVGIHIRGGRPNDPNPGCSTAATFSVAELVRPWLEQWGLSIVTG; from the coding sequence ATGGTCGGTGCGCTCGCCCACATGACGCCGCAAGCGTCGCTGCGCGCCATCTTGCTTGTGATCGGTGCGTTGCTGTGCCTGGCGGTGGCCGCTTGGCCGTTGGCTGCGGCGCCCCGCCGCTCCGACCGGCGCACCTACAGCTGGCGGCTCTCGTTCTTCGCGCTGCTCAGCGCGGCATCGTTCGTGGTGGCCATTTTCCTGCCCGGTCCAGGCACGGCGGTGCGCAGGCCTGAAGATCCGCCCATCGCCATCCCCTTCCTGTTGCCTGCGGCGACCAGCATCGGGCCGGGCACCGCCATCGCCGTCAGCTTCGCCGACGGCACCGGCGGGATGGCTTGCACTGCAGGGTTTTTGGTTCGCGCCCAAAGCGGCCAGCCCGGAGTGCTCACCGCCGGTCACTGCAACAAGCCGGGCGAAGCGAGCAAGGTCAGCGTCAACTCCGCAGGCGAGTCCTACGTGACGGTGGGAACCTTCGACCAGACCGTCAGCGAAGGAACCTACGGCGAACAACACGATATCGGACTGATCGCCCTCGACGCCGACAAGCTGCCGCAGACACCCTCGATCAAGTCATCAATGCCAGTGATGCGCGTCGCTGAGAACGTGCAGATCGGGCAGCAGCTGTGCAAATACGGCATGAAAACCGGCCGGGTGGAATGCGGACAGATCACCGAAGTCACCGAGAGCAAGGTGGTGTTCCTGGCGGCCAGCCAATGCGGCGACTCCGGTGGACCGGTCTACCTGATCCAGAAGGACGGCGCTGTCGCCGTCGGGATCCACATCCGCGGCGGACGCCCCAACGACCCCAATCCGGGCTGCTCGACCGCGGCGACATTTTCGGTGGCTGAGCTGGTGCGCCCGTGGCTCGAACAGTGGGGTTTGAGCATTGTGACCGGCTGA
- a CDS encoding dodecin, with protein MSNHTYRVIEIVGTSPDGVDEAIKSGLARAANTMRNLDWFEVQSVRGDLVEGAVAHYQVTMKVGFRLEDSYR; from the coding sequence ATGAGCAATCACACCTACCGCGTGATCGAGATCGTCGGGACCTCACCCGACGGTGTCGACGAAGCGATCAAGAGTGGCCTCGCCCGCGCGGCGAACACCATGCGCAACCTGGACTGGTTCGAAGTTCAGTCCGTCCGCGGTGACCTGGTAGAGGGCGCCGTAGCCCACTATCAGGTCACCATGAAAGTTGGCTTCCGCCTAGAAGATTCGTATCGCTAG
- the rfbG gene encoding CDP-glucose 4,6-dehydratase, which produces MHYLITGHTGFKGPWLILLLLSRGHQVSGLALDPPEGSLFETARLDEELINDLRVDIRDAPATAAAVEEISPDVVVHMAAQSQVRESYREPRYTYETNAMGTLNVLEAVSKTPSVRAHAVITTDKVYRNINQEAGYVETDPLGGDDPYSASKAMADLLTQSWVRSYPGCPTAIARGGNVIGGGDVSPERLMPDLVRAFASGRPPLLRFPHAVRPWQHVLDCLSGYLSIADALLAGSGAGQWNIGPGRDSFVEVGQVATLAAELWGGGARWENQPGDHPHEANLLALDATKAQKELGWRNRLGFREAITWTIDWERRVHDGADPLVVTQEQIAAFGNLD; this is translated from the coding sequence ATGCACTACCTGATCACCGGCCATACCGGCTTCAAAGGCCCCTGGCTCATCCTGCTGCTGCTCAGCCGCGGCCACCAAGTCTCCGGCCTGGCCCTCGATCCCCCCGAGGGAAGCCTGTTCGAGACGGCCCGGTTGGACGAAGAACTAATCAACGACCTGCGCGTCGACATCCGCGACGCCCCGGCTACCGCTGCCGCTGTGGAGGAGATCTCACCTGACGTCGTCGTGCACATGGCCGCTCAGTCGCAGGTCCGGGAGTCCTATCGCGAGCCACGATATACCTACGAGACCAACGCGATGGGTACCCTCAACGTCCTCGAAGCTGTCAGCAAGACCCCCTCGGTGCGCGCGCACGCGGTCATCACCACCGACAAGGTCTACCGCAACATCAACCAGGAGGCCGGCTACGTCGAAACCGACCCCCTGGGCGGTGACGACCCCTACAGCGCCTCCAAGGCGATGGCTGACCTGCTTACCCAGTCGTGGGTCCGCAGCTATCCCGGCTGCCCCACCGCGATCGCCCGTGGCGGCAACGTCATCGGCGGCGGCGACGTCAGCCCCGAGCGGCTGATGCCAGATCTGGTGCGCGCCTTCGCAAGTGGCAGGCCTCCCCTGCTGCGCTTCCCCCACGCGGTGCGCCCGTGGCAACATGTGCTGGACTGCCTTAGCGGCTATCTCAGCATCGCTGACGCGCTGCTGGCCGGCTCTGGTGCGGGCCAGTGGAACATCGGGCCAGGCCGCGACAGCTTCGTCGAAGTCGGTCAGGTTGCCACCCTGGCGGCCGAACTGTGGGGCGGTGGCGCCCGCTGGGAAAACCAGCCCGGCGATCACCCGCACGAGGCGAACCTGCTCGCCCTCGACGCCACCAAGGCGCAGAAAGAACTTGGCTGGCGCAATCGGCTCGGCTTCCGCGAAGCCATCACCTGGACCATCGACTGGGAACGACGCGTGCACGACGGCGCCGATCCGCTGGTGGTAACTCAAGAGCAAATCGCCGCATTCGGAAACCTCGATTGA
- a CDS encoding serine hydrolase domain-containing protein, giving the protein MTVDIGVDRRAVPPHYAPDAGHGVFGAADSQFGCVVRLFSSMFPGHRFGGGALAVYLDGQPVVDVWKGWADRAGEVPWAENTAPMVFSATKGMAATVIHRLADRGLIDYDAPVAEYWHAFGANGKASMTVREVMKHTAGLSGLRGADQVTVLNHVAMEERLAAASPGRLLGKPAYHALTFGWLMSGLARAVTGKDMRILFREELAEPLNSDGFHLGRPPTESPTKAAEIIMPQDIAANRLFTFAVQKVANNFSGGYRSMYFPGVIAAVQGDNAMLDAEIPAANGVVTARALARMYGAIANGGEVEGTRFLSRRLVAGLTGERVMQRDHNIFMPMAFHLGYHALPFGNVMPGFGHVGLGGSVGWSDPETGLAIGVVHNRLLTPLVLTDHAAFVGLYKLARQAAAKARKRGYRPVHGLGAPYSEPGAVAG; this is encoded by the coding sequence GTGACGGTAGACATCGGAGTCGATCGCCGCGCTGTTCCTCCCCACTACGCCCCTGACGCAGGGCATGGTGTGTTCGGCGCCGCGGACTCGCAATTTGGTTGCGTCGTTCGTTTGTTTTCTAGCATGTTCCCTGGTCACCGCTTCGGCGGTGGGGCATTGGCCGTGTATCTCGACGGACAACCCGTCGTCGACGTCTGGAAGGGCTGGGCGGACCGGGCCGGAGAAGTGCCATGGGCGGAGAACACCGCTCCGATGGTGTTCTCGGCGACCAAGGGCATGGCCGCGACGGTGATCCATCGCCTGGCCGACCGCGGTCTAATCGACTACGACGCGCCGGTTGCCGAGTACTGGCACGCCTTCGGGGCCAACGGCAAGGCGTCCATGACCGTCCGCGAAGTAATGAAGCACACCGCGGGCCTATCGGGCCTGCGCGGCGCCGACCAGGTGACCGTGCTCAACCACGTCGCAATGGAAGAGCGGCTGGCGGCGGCCTCGCCGGGTCGTCTGCTGGGTAAGCCCGCCTATCACGCGCTGACCTTCGGCTGGCTGATGTCCGGGCTGGCGCGGGCGGTCACCGGCAAGGACATGCGCATCCTGTTTCGCGAGGAACTCGCCGAGCCGCTGAACTCCGACGGCTTCCACCTGGGCCGGCCGCCGACCGAGTCGCCCACCAAGGCCGCCGAGATCATCATGCCGCAGGACATCGCCGCCAATCGGCTGTTCACTTTCGCGGTGCAGAAGGTCGCCAACAATTTCTCCGGCGGCTACCGCTCGATGTATTTCCCAGGCGTGATCGCCGCGGTGCAGGGCGACAACGCCATGCTGGACGCCGAGATTCCGGCGGCCAACGGCGTGGTGACGGCGCGCGCGCTGGCACGGATGTACGGTGCGATCGCCAACGGTGGGGAGGTGGAGGGCACCCGATTCCTGTCGCGTCGGCTGGTCGCGGGTCTGACCGGTGAACGGGTCATGCAGCGCGACCACAACATCTTCATGCCGATGGCGTTCCACCTGGGCTACCATGCGCTGCCCTTCGGCAATGTGATGCCGGGGTTCGGGCACGTGGGTCTGGGCGGTTCGGTCGGGTGGAGTGACCCTGAGACCGGATTGGCCATCGGGGTGGTGCACAACCGGCTGCTGACGCCGCTGGTGCTAACCGATCACGCCGCGTTCGTGGGGCTGTACAAGCTGGCTCGCCAAGCCGCGGCCAAGGCCCGCAAGCGGGGGTATCGGCCGGTGCACGGGCTGGGGGCGCCCTACTCCGAGCCGGGTGCGGTGGCGGGCTAG
- a CDS encoding TVP38/TMEM64 family protein, whose protein sequence is MTTPAISKTTDTVRGIGVALRGGLRQASRPRLVVTVVGITIVVAVALLVPLPTAVEMRDWARSVGPWFPLAFWLVHTVVTVPPFPRTAFTIAAGLLFGPVIGVAIAVTASTASAVLALLLVRATGWRLNRLDRRRAVARLDERLRERGWLAILSLRFIPAVPFAVINYAAGASAVRVMPYLSATIVGLLPGTAAVVILGNAFAGDGNPLLVLVSVCTGALGLCGLVYEIRKYRQHHAAHHAAGTAAPAIDQEPVGSV, encoded by the coding sequence GTGACCACCCCCGCAATCAGCAAAACTACCGATACCGTGCGCGGCATCGGCGTCGCGCTGCGCGGTGGGCTGCGGCAGGCTTCGCGACCGCGACTTGTCGTCACCGTGGTGGGAATCACAATCGTGGTGGCCGTCGCGTTACTGGTACCGCTGCCCACGGCCGTCGAAATGCGCGACTGGGCGCGCTCGGTGGGGCCGTGGTTCCCGCTAGCATTCTGGTTGGTCCACACCGTGGTCACGGTGCCGCCGTTCCCGCGCACCGCATTCACCATCGCCGCTGGTCTGCTGTTCGGACCGGTGATCGGGGTGGCGATCGCGGTGACGGCTAGCACGGCCAGTGCGGTGCTGGCGTTGCTGCTGGTACGTGCGACCGGCTGGCGGCTCAATCGGCTGGATCGCCGACGCGCGGTGGCTCGACTTGACGAGCGGCTGCGCGAACGCGGCTGGCTGGCCATCCTGTCTCTGCGGTTCATCCCTGCTGTGCCCTTCGCGGTGATCAACTACGCCGCCGGTGCGTCGGCGGTGCGGGTGATGCCTTACCTGTCGGCCACGATCGTCGGCCTGCTGCCTGGCACCGCGGCGGTGGTGATCCTGGGCAACGCGTTCGCCGGGGACGGCAATCCCCTGCTTGTGCTGGTGTCGGTGTGCACCGGCGCGCTGGGGCTGTGCGGGTTGGTCTACGAGATTCGCAAGTACCGGCAGCATCATGCGGCACACCATGCCGCTGGCACCGCCGCCCCCGCCATCGACCAAGAGCCTGTCGGCTCGGTTTGA
- the mutA gene encoding methylmalonyl-CoA mutase small subunit, with protein MSIDVPELADLEEVRGRWRSAVAGVLSKSTRTDPAELGEEPEQRLDTPTYDGFVIHPLYTVFDELPEPPLPGQWPFLRGGDPTRDVKSGWKVAEAFPLPGLTPGEANSALLAALGEGVSALMIRVGNGTVAPSDLGALLDGVYLSMAPVILDAGAEYTAAADAMLALVDAVDEDQRATVSVDLGADPLTATLSDRSAPPVVDVVAVARRATGKQGVRAITVDGPAFNNLGATAAWELAATIAAGVAYLRVLTEAELSVSEALRQISFRLSADDDQFMTLAKMRAARQLWARVAEVAGDPDGGAAILHAETSLPMMTQRDPWVNMLRTTLAAFGAGVGGADTVLVYAFDVAIPGGWPGTATSFARRIARNTELLLLEESHVGRVLDPAGGSWFVEDLTKQLAEQAWQHFQSIESHGGFVAAGDFLKVQLDELAAKRADDIAHRRIAITGINEFPNLAEAPLPQGASMGRAGQVVRYAAEFEALRDRSDAYLAEHEARPQVLLLPLGPLAEHNIRTTFASNLLASGGIEAVNPGTVDAAGVAQAVEAANSAAANSAKVAVVCGTDKRYAEEVSAVVQSARDAGIERIYLAGPEKAVAEAEHRPDEFLTMKINAVQTLSDLLTRLGA; from the coding sequence GTGTCCATTGACGTACCCGAGCTGGCGGACCTCGAAGAGGTCCGCGGTCGTTGGCGCAGTGCGGTCGCCGGAGTGCTATCCAAGAGCACCCGGACCGACCCGGCCGAGTTGGGCGAAGAACCCGAGCAGCGGCTGGATACGCCGACCTACGACGGGTTTGTCATCCACCCGCTCTACACCGTGTTCGACGAGCTGCCCGAGCCGCCACTACCCGGCCAGTGGCCGTTTCTGCGGGGCGGGGACCCGACGCGCGACGTCAAGTCCGGCTGGAAGGTCGCCGAGGCGTTTCCGCTGCCCGGCCTGACCCCCGGTGAGGCCAACTCGGCGCTGTTGGCCGCCCTCGGCGAGGGCGTCAGCGCCCTGATGATCCGGGTAGGGAACGGCACAGTGGCGCCGTCTGACCTTGGGGCGCTGCTCGACGGGGTGTACCTGAGCATGGCGCCGGTGATCCTGGACGCCGGCGCTGAGTACACCGCGGCCGCTGACGCGATGCTGGCGCTAGTGGACGCGGTGGACGAGGACCAGCGCGCGACGGTGTCGGTCGACTTGGGCGCGGACCCGCTGACCGCGACGCTGAGCGACCGCAGCGCCCCGCCCGTAGTGGACGTCGTTGCCGTTGCTAGACGGGCTACCGGCAAACAGGGGGTGCGCGCGATCACCGTCGACGGACCCGCCTTCAACAATCTGGGCGCCACCGCGGCGTGGGAACTTGCCGCCACCATCGCCGCGGGAGTGGCCTATCTCAGGGTGCTCACCGAAGCGGAGTTGTCAGTCTCGGAAGCGTTGCGGCAGATCAGTTTCCGGCTCTCCGCCGATGACGACCAGTTTATGACGCTGGCAAAGATGCGCGCCGCGCGTCAGTTGTGGGCCCGGGTAGCCGAGGTGGCCGGCGATCCCGACGGCGGCGCTGCAATTCTGCACGCGGAGACGTCGCTGCCGATGATGACCCAGCGCGACCCGTGGGTGAACATGCTGCGCACCACACTGGCCGCGTTCGGTGCGGGGGTGGGCGGCGCCGACACCGTGCTCGTGTACGCGTTCGACGTGGCGATCCCAGGCGGATGGCCGGGTACGGCGACCAGCTTCGCGCGCCGTATTGCCCGCAACACTGAGCTGCTGCTGCTGGAGGAGTCGCACGTGGGCCGCGTGCTCGACCCCGCCGGCGGGTCGTGGTTCGTTGAGGACCTGACTAAGCAGCTCGCTGAGCAGGCCTGGCAGCATTTCCAGTCCATCGAGTCGCACGGCGGCTTCGTCGCGGCTGGCGATTTCCTCAAGGTTCAGCTGGACGAGTTGGCGGCGAAACGCGCCGACGACATCGCACATCGCCGCATCGCCATCACCGGCATCAATGAGTTTCCCAATCTCGCCGAAGCGCCGCTGCCGCAAGGTGCTTCGATGGGCCGCGCCGGGCAGGTCGTTAGGTACGCGGCCGAATTCGAGGCGCTGCGCGATCGCTCGGATGCCTATCTCGCCGAGCACGAGGCGCGCCCGCAGGTGTTGTTGTTACCGCTGGGTCCGCTGGCCGAGCACAACATTCGCACCACTTTCGCGTCGAACCTGTTGGCCTCGGGCGGTATCGAAGCGGTCAACCCCGGTACCGTTGACGCCGCCGGCGTAGCCCAGGCGGTCGAGGCCGCGAATTCGGCCGCCGCGAATTCGGCCAAGGTCGCGGTGGTCTGTGGCACCGACAAGAGGTACGCCGAGGAAGTCTCTGCCGTGGTGCAGTCCGCTCGTGATGCCGGCATCGAGCGGATATACCTGGCCGGACCGGAGAAAGCCGTCGCTGAGGCCGAGCACCGGCCTGACGAGTTTCTGACGATGAAAATTAATGCGGTGCAAACACTTTCCGATCTACTGACGCGATTGGGGGCCTAG
- a CDS encoding NAD-dependent epimerase/dehydratase family protein, producing the protein MKVLVTGSAGFINGYVVDELLRAGHEVVGIDNYSKYGPVKKSYDDHPNYHFVEGDVKDVDLMFQLVEGCEQMVASAARIGGITYFHEYAYDLLAENERIAAAHFDAAIYAHQKGWLKKINVISSSMVFENATIFPTPEKHITECPPPTSTYGFQKLACEYFAHGAYEQYGLPYTIIRPFNCVGTGEQRALGGREIPSGNVKLAMSHVVPDLIQKVAKGQDPLHILGDGTQVRHYTYGGDLARGIRTCMEHPAALNGDFNLSTPEATTVLELAEVIWRKMRPDTPFRYESDPPFEHDVQLRSPDVEKAAEMLGFSATTRLDAMLDEVIPWVTNAVEAGSI; encoded by the coding sequence GTGAAGGTTCTCGTAACGGGCAGTGCGGGATTCATCAACGGTTACGTGGTCGACGAGTTGCTTCGGGCCGGCCACGAAGTTGTCGGAATTGACAACTATTCGAAGTACGGACCAGTCAAGAAGTCCTACGATGATCACCCGAACTATCACTTTGTCGAAGGTGACGTCAAAGACGTCGACTTGATGTTCCAACTTGTCGAGGGCTGCGAGCAGATGGTCGCCAGCGCTGCGCGCATCGGCGGCATCACGTACTTCCACGAGTACGCCTACGACCTGCTCGCCGAGAACGAGCGCATCGCGGCGGCGCATTTCGACGCTGCCATCTACGCCCACCAAAAAGGGTGGCTAAAGAAGATCAACGTAATTAGTTCCTCGATGGTGTTCGAGAATGCAACTATTTTCCCGACACCTGAGAAGCACATCACCGAATGTCCGCCCCCAACAAGTACTTACGGTTTTCAGAAGCTGGCGTGTGAGTACTTTGCTCATGGTGCGTACGAGCAATATGGGCTGCCATACACCATCATTCGCCCCTTCAACTGCGTTGGCACAGGCGAACAGCGGGCGCTAGGGGGCCGTGAAATCCCTAGTGGGAACGTCAAACTCGCGATGAGTCATGTGGTCCCGGACTTGATCCAGAAAGTGGCCAAAGGCCAAGACCCGTTACATATACTCGGCGACGGCACCCAAGTTCGTCATTACACTTACGGCGGAGATCTGGCCCGTGGCATCCGGACCTGCATGGAGCACCCGGCGGCACTGAACGGGGATTTCAACCTTTCCACGCCGGAAGCGACGACGGTGTTGGAACTGGCGGAAGTGATTTGGCGCAAGATGCGGCCGGACACGCCGTTCCGCTATGAAAGCGATCCGCCTTTCGAGCACGATGTCCAGCTCCGCTCGCCCGATGTCGAGAAGGCAGCGGAAATGCTGGGGTTCTCCGCAACGACGCGACTCGATGCCATGCTTGACGAGGTCATACCGTGGGTCACCAACGCGGTTGAGGCAGGCTCGATATAA
- a CDS encoding nucleotide sugar dehydrogenase, translating to MAVRVANQPQKRICIIGGAGHVGLPLALVLADEGYCVDILDTNAVALKTIMAGKMPFIENGAEELLKRLLPTGRISASTDSWIVRNADIVICVVGTPVDEFLTPQAHTFFRIINEISPYFHDEQTLVLRSTVYPGLTQRVQDLFYERGIGVHVTFCPERIAQGHSIRELRIIPQIISGFDAEGLRVVRELFSHITPEIIEVEPQEAELAKLFCNSYRYIQFAVANQFYLLSREAGVDYSRVHHAATYKNGRVDSLPRAGLAAGPCLLKDTMQLAAFSNNNFMLGHSAMLINEGQPQFIVNMLKQRVDLRDKVVGILGMTFKADCDDTRDSLSFKLRHLLLLEAKEVIRHDPFLAGPDYYPLDTVIDRADVIVVGVPHSAYRGLRVPAGKVVEDVWGCLDADCAAADAVRQPELLQLEVEAAAR from the coding sequence GTGGCGGTCCGCGTGGCAAATCAGCCGCAGAAGCGAATCTGCATTATCGGGGGTGCCGGTCACGTCGGCCTACCACTGGCACTGGTGTTGGCGGACGAAGGCTACTGTGTCGACATCCTGGACACCAATGCCGTCGCATTGAAGACCATCATGGCCGGCAAGATGCCGTTCATCGAGAACGGTGCCGAGGAACTCCTCAAACGTTTGCTGCCAACCGGGCGTATTTCAGCTAGTACAGACTCATGGATTGTAAGGAACGCGGACATTGTCATCTGCGTCGTGGGCACTCCCGTCGATGAGTTCCTGACTCCGCAGGCGCATACGTTCTTTCGCATTATCAACGAAATCAGCCCTTACTTTCACGATGAGCAAACTCTGGTTCTCAGAAGCACGGTCTACCCGGGGCTCACCCAGCGTGTCCAAGATCTGTTCTACGAGCGCGGGATTGGGGTTCACGTCACTTTCTGCCCAGAACGCATCGCTCAAGGCCATTCGATTCGGGAGTTGCGGATCATTCCGCAGATAATCAGCGGATTTGACGCTGAGGGTTTACGGGTAGTTCGCGAGTTGTTCTCGCACATCACCCCCGAAATCATCGAGGTAGAGCCGCAGGAAGCAGAGCTGGCCAAGTTGTTCTGCAACAGCTACCGCTACATTCAATTCGCGGTAGCCAATCAATTCTATCTGCTCAGTCGTGAGGCAGGTGTCGACTACAGCCGCGTTCATCACGCAGCAACGTACAAGAATGGTCGGGTCGACAGCCTTCCACGTGCCGGGCTGGCCGCGGGTCCGTGTCTTCTCAAGGACACAATGCAGCTGGCCGCGTTCAGCAATAACAACTTCATGCTCGGGCACTCGGCGATGCTTATCAACGAAGGTCAGCCGCAGTTCATCGTCAACATGCTCAAACAGCGTGTTGATTTGCGGGACAAGGTTGTTGGCATCTTGGGCATGACGTTCAAGGCCGACTGCGACGATACCCGTGACTCGCTTAGCTTCAAGCTCAGGCATCTTCTTCTGCTCGAAGCCAAAGAGGTCATCCGGCACGACCCGTTCTTGGCGGGCCCGGACTATTACCCGCTGGACACAGTTATAGATCGCGCCGATGTCATCGTTGTGGGCGTCCCTCACTCGGCGTATCGGGGCCTGCGCGTCCCAGCGGGCAAGGTCGTCGAGGATGTTTGGGGGTGCCTTGACGCCGACTGCGCTGCGGCAGACGCAGTTAGACAGCCCGAATTGCTCCAGCTCGAGGTGGAGGCAGCAGCTCGGTGA
- the scpA gene encoding methylmalonyl-CoA mutase produces MTTTVPSIGSFADIPLDGDTPLHKPTEADVEAHIEATAKAHWYTPDQLIWETPEGIDVKPVYIAEDRSAAGEEGYPLNSFPGEPPFVRGPYPTMYVNQPWTIRQYAGFSTAAESNAFYRRNLAAGQKGLSVAFDLATHRGYDSDHPRVQGDVGMAGVAIDSILDMRQLFDGIDLSTVSVSMTMNGAVLPILALYVVAAEEQGVPPEKLAGTIQNDILKEFMVRNTYIYPPKPSMRIISDIFAYTSAKMPKFNSISISGYHIQEAGATADLELAYTLADGVEYIKAGLDAGLDIDKFAPRLSFFWGIGMNFFMEVAKLRAGRLLWSELVAKFDPRSAKSLSLRTHSQTSGWSLTAQDVFNNVARTCIEAMAATQGHTQSLHTNALDEALALPTDFSARIARNTQLVLQQESGTTRPIDPWAGSYYVEWLTHQLASRARAHIEEVAEHGGMAQAISEGIPKLRIEEAAARTQARIDSGQQPVIGVNKYQVEEDQEIEVLKVENSRVRAEQLAKLEELRANRDTKAVQAALAELTRAAAAHSGAAGNGDHDGLANNLMALAIDAARHKATVGEISDALEKVYGRHQAEIRTIAGVYRDEVGKAPNIAEATELVEKFAEADGRRPRILIAKMGQDGHDRGQKVIATAFADIGFDVDVGSLFSTPEEVARQAADNDVHVVGVSSLAAGHLTLVPALRDALAEVGRPDIMIVVGGVIPPGDFDELYEAGAAAIYPPGTVIADSAIGLLHKLAERLGYDLA; encoded by the coding sequence ATGACCACCACAGTTCCGTCAATCGGTAGCTTCGCCGACATCCCCCTCGACGGCGACACGCCCCTGCACAAGCCAACCGAAGCCGACGTCGAAGCGCACATCGAGGCCACCGCGAAAGCACACTGGTACACCCCAGACCAGCTGATCTGGGAGACCCCGGAGGGCATCGATGTCAAGCCTGTCTACATCGCCGAAGACCGCAGCGCCGCCGGCGAAGAGGGCTACCCGCTCAACAGCTTCCCGGGCGAGCCGCCGTTCGTGCGCGGACCGTACCCGACCATGTACGTCAACCAGCCGTGGACCATCCGGCAGTACGCCGGGTTCTCCACGGCCGCCGAGTCAAACGCCTTCTACCGCCGCAACCTGGCCGCCGGCCAGAAGGGCCTGTCGGTGGCCTTTGACTTGGCGACGCACCGCGGTTATGACTCCGACCACCCTCGGGTGCAGGGTGACGTCGGAATGGCCGGCGTAGCAATCGATTCTATCCTGGACATGCGGCAGCTATTCGACGGTATAGACCTCTCGACCGTCAGCGTGTCGATGACGATGAACGGGGCGGTGCTGCCGATCCTGGCGCTGTATGTGGTAGCCGCTGAGGAGCAGGGGGTGCCGCCGGAGAAATTGGCCGGCACCATCCAGAACGACATCCTAAAAGAGTTCATGGTGCGCAACACCTACATCTATCCGCCCAAGCCGTCCATGCGGATCATCTCCGACATCTTCGCCTACACCAGCGCCAAGATGCCTAAGTTCAACTCGATCTCGATCTCGGGCTACCACATCCAAGAGGCTGGTGCCACAGCCGATTTGGAGCTGGCCTACACCCTGGCGGACGGTGTTGAATACATCAAGGCGGGCTTGGACGCCGGGTTGGACATCGACAAGTTCGCGCCGCGCCTGTCGTTTTTCTGGGGCATCGGGATGAACTTCTTCATGGAGGTCGCCAAGCTACGGGCCGGACGGCTGTTGTGGAGCGAGCTAGTCGCAAAGTTTGACCCCAGGAGCGCCAAATCGCTTTCCCTGCGCACACATTCGCAGACCTCCGGCTGGTCGCTGACCGCCCAGGACGTGTTCAACAACGTCGCCCGCACCTGCATCGAGGCGATGGCCGCAACCCAGGGGCACACTCAGTCGCTACACACCAACGCCCTGGACGAGGCGCTGGCGCTGCCCACCGACTTCTCGGCCCGTATTGCGCGTAACACCCAGCTGGTGCTGCAGCAGGAGTCGGGCACCACCCGCCCGATCGACCCGTGGGCCGGTTCGTACTACGTGGAGTGGCTGACCCACCAGCTGGCTTCCAGAGCCCGCGCGCACATCGAGGAGGTCGCCGAGCACGGCGGAATGGCCCAGGCGATCAGCGAGGGAATCCCCAAGCTGCGTATTGAGGAGGCCGCCGCGCGTACCCAGGCGCGCATCGACTCCGGGCAGCAGCCGGTGATCGGGGTGAACAAGTACCAGGTCGAAGAGGACCAAGAGATCGAGGTGCTCAAGGTTGAGAACAGCCGGGTGCGCGCCGAGCAGCTGGCCAAACTCGAAGAGCTGCGGGCGAATCGGGACACCAAGGCGGTCCAGGCTGCGTTGGCCGAGCTGACCCGCGCTGCCGCGGCGCATTCCGGAGCAGCCGGCAACGGAGATCACGACGGGCTGGCCAACAATCTGATGGCGCTGGCCATCGACGCGGCCCGGCACAAGGCCACCGTCGGTGAGATCTCCGATGCATTGGAGAAGGTGTACGGACGCCACCAGGCAGAGATTCGTACCATCGCCGGTGTCTACCGTGACGAAGTTGGAAAGGCCCCCAACATCGCTGAAGCCACTGAACTCGTAGAGAAGTTCGCCGAGGCCGACGGCCGCCGGCCCAGGATCCTGATCGCCAAGATGGGTCAGGACGGCCACGACCGCGGCCAGAAGGTGATCGCGACCGCGTTCGCCGACATCGGCTTCGACGTCGACGTCGGGTCGCTGTTCTCCACACCGGAAGAGGTAGCGCGCCAGGCGGCCGACAACGACGTGCACGTCGTGGGTGTGTCGTCGCTAGCCGCCGGGCATCTGACGCTGGTCCCGGCGTTACGCGACGCACTGGCGGAGGTGGGCCGCCCCGACATCATGATCGTGGTCGGTGGCGTCATTCCGCCGGGTGACTTCGACGAGCTGTACGAGGCGGGGGCGGCTGCGATTTATCCGCCAGGGACGGTGATCGCGGATTCGGCGATTGGTTTGCTGCATAAGCTCGCCGAGCGTTTGGGCTACGACCTGGCTTAA